A genomic region of Cydia strobilella chromosome 12, ilCydStro3.1, whole genome shotgun sequence contains the following coding sequences:
- the LOC134745811 gene encoding uncharacterized protein LOC134745811 yields the protein MESRPGLSVSVNGISDPKCVANVFMEQFNVKCSSTAVGEAEPQQVLDAGGVDGESQTRFSASDRNSVRWGDVMSDEYGLECGVRQGGLTSPKLFNLYMDALIGELSSTHVGCHVDRVCFNNISYADDMVLLSPSVGGIRILIEKCESYAQKHNLRYNVAKSEYMVFKAGSRCPSYVPPIRLNGEQLRRVYSFKYLGHLITDDLRDDADIERERRALAIRANMIARRFSGCTAQVKITLFRAYCTSLYACSLWTRYTQRPMNAMRVQYNDAFRVLLRLPRFCSASGMFADAHVDGFHATLRKRCAATLRRVRDSRHSLLTVVAGRWDSALIRHWTSQHLSLGTNIVI from the exons ATGGAATCTAGGCCTGGTCTGTCTGTGAGTGTTAACGGTATCTCGGATCCTAAGTGTGTTGCTAACGTGTTTATGGAACAGTTCAATGTGAAGTGCTCTTCCACCGCCGTCGGCGAGGCCGAGCCGCAGCAGGTGCTCGATGCTGGCGGAGTGGACGGGGAGTCGCAGACCAGGTTCAGTGCTAGCgac AGGAATAGTGTGCGTTGGGGTGACGTGATGTCCGACGAGTACGGACTCGAGTGCGGGGTAAGGCAGGGGGGGTTGACCTCCCCCAAGCTGTTCAATCTGTATATGGATGCCCTGATCGGTGAGCTCAGCAGTACTCATGTCGGTTGTCATGTAGATAGGGTGTGCTTTAATAACATAAGTTATGCCGATGACATGGTACTGCTGAGCCCATCGGTCGGCGGTATAAGAATACTAATTGAGAAGTGCGAGTCTTATGCCCAAAAACATAACTTACGATATAATGTCGCGAAAAGTGAGTACATGGTTTTCAAGGCGGGGAGCAGGTGCCCATCATACGTCCCACCCATTCGTTTGAATGGCGAGCAGCTGAGGAGGGTATATTCATTCAAATATCTTGGGCACTTGATCACCGACGATTTGCGTGACGACGCGGACATTGAACGCGAACGTAGGGCATTAGCTATTAGGGCTAATATGATCGCCCGTAGGTTCAGCGGGTGTACAGCGcaagttaaaataacactttttcgaGCGTACTGTACTTCGCTGTACGCCTGCAGCCTCTGGACGAGGTACACGCAGCGTCCTATGAATGCCATGCGTGTACAGTACAACGACGCGTTCAGGGTACTGTTGCGTCTGCCGCGAttctgcagcgcgtcgggcatgttcgccgacgcgcatgtggatggtttccacgcgacgctgcgcaagcgctgcgccgcgacgctccgaagggtgcgcgacagccgccacagtctcctgaccgtcgtggcagggagatgggacagtgcacttattaggcactggacctcccaacatcttagtttaggtactaacatagtaatttaa